A segment of the Longimicrobium sp. genome:
CCGCTGAACTCCACCGCCGCCACGTTGGGCCCCGTGCTCTGCCGCAGGATGCGCGCGGCCGACCGCAGCAGCGGCGTCACGCCCCCGCGCCGCGCGCCGGCGCCGGCCATCTCCTCCTCGCCCACCAGCTCCTGCTGCTGAAGCGCCGCCTCGAAGCGGTTGTGCAGCGTGCCGTCCGCGCGGTACAGCACTGCCAGGCGGTCCAGGTACTCGTCGGTCACCGCGCCCAGCTGCGTGGGCGACCAGGTCTGCACCTCGTGCGCGCCGGCCATGGACCGCGGCATTCCCGAGGCGATGGCGATCCCCGAGCGCTCCCCCGGCATGATCTGCAGCAGCCGGTTGAGCCAGCCGTCCGACGCGCCCACCGGCCGGTCGAGCCCCGTTTCGAGGATGGCCTGCCCGTCGAAGTGGCTGCGGGTGCGGTAGGGGATGGCGATGGCGTGAAGCGCCACCATCTCGCCCCGGTCCCAGAACTCGCGCAGCGGCGCCAGCCCCGGCGCCAGGCCGAACACGGGCGTCAGCGGCACCAGGTCGCCGTCCTGAAAGGCCAGCGGCCCCCGCAGCCCCTCGTACGCCGGGTCGCCGTAGGGGACGACGGCGGCCAGCCCGTCGAACCCGCCGCGCAGCAGCACGAACACCAGCCTGCCGCTCTGCCGCACCTGCGCGAAGCTCACCACGGGAAAGCCGAACGTGGCGATCCCGCCGGAGCACATGGTTTTCAGGAACTCGCGACGGTCCATCGCTACCTCCACTGGAACGCGGGCGCCGCGATGGCGAGCGCGATTCGCTCGGCCGGGGCGATGCGATTGTCTGCAAGCATGGCGCGCATGGCGTTGGCGGCGGGGGCCTCCACCACCTCCGCCAGTGCGCGCGGGTCCGGCCCGGCGCCGGCCATGCGGCGGCCGAGGGTGCGCGCCAGCTCGGCGCGGTTGAGGAGCGCGTCGGGATCCGCCCAGTCCTGCATGGTGTCGCCGAACCCCTTGGGCGCCGCGGGCGACCAGAGCGGGTGCCGCAGCTGCCGCAGCGCGCCCGCCAGGTTCTC
Coding sequences within it:
- a CDS encoding DUF1501 domain-containing protein, with the translated sequence MDRREFLKTMCSGGIATFGFPVVSFAQVRQSGRLVFVLLRGGFDGLAAVVPYGDPAYEGLRGPLAFQDGDLVPLTPVFGLAPGLAPLREFWDRGEMVALHAIAIPYRTRSHFDGQAILETGLDRPVGASDGWLNRLLQIMPGERSGIAIASGMPRSMAGAHEVQTWSPTQLGAVTDEYLDRLAVLYRADGTLHNRFEAALQQQELVGEEEMAGAGARRGGVTPLLRSAARILRQSTGPNVAAVEFSGWDTHANQGLAGGALDRLLGQLAEGLVAFRAEMQDAWADTTVVVMTEFGRTARPNGSRGTDHGTAGAGFLIGPKVARSAVLADWPGLGDTALYEGRDLRPTLDTRAVLKAAVAGTFDLTAAQADRIFPGSEGVRGRYELMR